From the Leptospira biflexa serovar Patoc strain 'Patoc 1 (Paris)' genome, one window contains:
- a CDS encoding DUF1304 domain-containing protein has product MKLTSLILTGFVAVEHVFILVLEMFLWKTEFGMKVFQLTPETAEITAKLAKNQGLYNGFLAAGLFWALFFIKDQSQKFQTILFFLICVVVAGIYGSATAKFSILFSQGLPAFLALVVHWLAYRKQ; this is encoded by the coding sequence ATGAAACTCACTTCACTCATACTCACTGGTTTTGTGGCAGTAGAACATGTTTTCATTTTGGTATTGGAAATGTTTTTATGGAAAACAGAATTTGGAATGAAGGTATTCCAACTCACACCGGAAACTGCAGAAATCACAGCAAAGCTGGCAAAAAACCAAGGATTGTACAATGGATTTTTAGCAGCAGGACTTTTTTGGGCCCTCTTTTTCATCAAAGACCAAAGTCAAAAATTCCAAACCATTTTGTTTTTTCTCATTTGTGTTGTGGTCGCAGGAATTTACGGTTCAGCCACTGCAAAATTTTCAATTTTGTTTTCGCAAGGTTTGCCTGCATTTTTAGCCTTAGTTGTACATTGGTTGGCTTATCGTAAACAATGA
- a CDS encoding RNA polymerase sigma factor encodes MIEDPHSSLLEDCLKGKTKALEGLIQFFQPKIFSLALKFLWNPEDAEDATQEILVKVITNLGGFRRDSKLSTWIYKIASNHLINVKKSKIEMKQIHFRSIREELHKTQSPYPIQASIDTQTLTEEESTSKVSHMVLHVQVACTYAMLQGLTRKYRMAYILGDVFSISSEEGGMVMGVRPDSFRQLLSRARNQMEVFLGRECNLTNRNNPCQCKNRIRYATKVGRIKSYLNLSEQMKKDGRWNEIKPLLPETIKIRKAAEIFRNQPTFLPKKNQLESIRTLLDNSFPFSAR; translated from the coding sequence ATGATCGAAGATCCACATTCATCTCTTTTAGAGGATTGTTTAAAAGGAAAAACAAAAGCGTTGGAAGGATTGATTCAATTCTTCCAACCCAAAATATTTTCTTTGGCATTAAAGTTTTTATGGAATCCGGAAGATGCAGAAGATGCCACTCAAGAAATTTTAGTCAAAGTGATTACAAATCTCGGTGGGTTTCGTAGAGATAGTAAACTCTCTACTTGGATCTATAAAATTGCAAGTAACCACCTCATCAATGTCAAAAAATCAAAAATTGAGATGAAACAAATCCACTTTCGATCCATTCGTGAAGAATTGCATAAAACGCAATCGCCATATCCAATCCAAGCGAGTATAGATACACAAACTTTAACCGAAGAAGAATCTACTTCCAAAGTTTCGCATATGGTATTACATGTGCAAGTGGCATGCACCTATGCTATGTTACAAGGACTCACTCGCAAATACAGAATGGCATATATATTGGGAGATGTATTTTCCATTTCTAGTGAGGAAGGTGGGATGGTGATGGGAGTGCGCCCCGATTCGTTCCGACAATTATTATCGAGAGCAAGAAATCAAATGGAAGTATTCTTAGGAAGGGAATGTAATTTAACAAACAGAAACAATCCATGCCAATGTAAAAACAGGATACGTTATGCAACCAAAGTGGGAAGGATCAAGTCTTACCTCAATTTGTCCGAACAAATGAAAAAAGATGGAAGGTGGAATGAGATCAAACCTTTGTTGCCTGAAACCATTAAAATCCGAAAGGCGGCCGAAATCTTTCGAAACCAACCAACATTTTTACCAAAAAAAAACCAACTGGAAAGTATTCGAACTTTGTTAGATAACTCGTTTCCATTCTCGGCTCGGTGA
- a CDS encoding AraC family transcriptional regulator: protein MDLLSDILFSAGWKNDLLSKGQIFQSFGFHFPCERSGGFHVVTQGSCYARIGKQIIPLQKGDLLFITRGVHHELLSDPKAKVVTIERFLHEKNNQKIDQNPVTTFVSVRYEVPDGPVHPLLLELPDYILIPYASIQKHHSLEDFIQILSKELELNLGTDLIVQRLTDIMLYYMIRIWLQQEENSPVGWIKAFHDKTVLYALEKLHNAFSKEWTIESLAKETGVSRANLANKFRDVLGIPPMEYLAKLRMEKAKQLFQKGNMGLEEIAQNVGYASAFSFSKAYKRIYGNSPSREWKRVI, encoded by the coding sequence ATGGACTTACTTTCGGACATTTTGTTTTCTGCAGGTTGGAAAAATGACTTATTATCAAAAGGTCAAATCTTTCAAAGTTTTGGATTTCATTTTCCATGTGAAAGGAGTGGTGGTTTCCATGTTGTCACACAAGGCAGCTGTTATGCGAGGATAGGAAAACAAATCATCCCATTGCAAAAAGGAGATTTACTCTTTATCACAAGAGGGGTCCATCACGAATTACTCTCCGATCCCAAAGCTAAAGTTGTGACGATCGAACGATTTTTACATGAAAAAAATAATCAAAAAATAGACCAAAACCCAGTGACAACATTTGTTTCTGTTCGTTATGAAGTGCCGGATGGTCCAGTACATCCACTCCTTCTGGAGTTACCTGATTATATTTTGATTCCTTATGCAAGTATCCAGAAACACCATTCGCTCGAAGACTTTATCCAAATTTTGTCCAAGGAATTGGAGCTCAATTTAGGAACTGATTTGATTGTGCAAAGATTAACGGATATTATGTTGTATTATATGATCCGGATTTGGTTACAACAAGAAGAAAATTCACCTGTCGGTTGGATCAAAGCATTCCATGATAAAACAGTCCTATACGCTTTGGAAAAACTACATAATGCATTTTCTAAAGAATGGACGATTGAATCATTAGCAAAAGAAACGGGAGTTTCACGAGCTAACTTAGCCAACAAATTTCGTGATGTTCTTGGTATTCCCCCGATGGAATATTTGGCAAAACTTAGAATGGAAAAAGCAAAACAATTATTCCAGAAAGGAAATATGGGTCTCGAAGAAATTGCGCAAAATGTGGGTTATGCGTCCGCATTTTCTTTTTCAAAGGCATACAAACGAATTTATGGAAATTCACCGAGCCGAGAATGGAAACGAGTTATCTAA
- a CDS encoding NAD(P)H-binding protein: protein MKVFVYGGSGLVGGHLIKELQKNGHEVWAGSRKPESQKKESNLTWVYADSKETKKGLEILEAVDAAYFLSPPGETNQYEILSPWIEKAKQVGLKKLVLMTAMGVDHAPPEAPFRKTEILLEGAGIPWNIIRPNWFMQNFNSFWIAGIKQDGKIYFPGGNATVSFIDARDIASVASVLLTTDDFVNQSITLTGKESLDHVQVSKYISFVSGKNIEYVDVDPKVFESSLVSAGLSKDYAAFLVMIAGALKEGFASPIIDSVQKITGKEPVTFQKYAEDHVSFWK from the coding sequence ATGAAAGTATTTGTTTATGGTGGATCAGGGCTTGTTGGCGGGCACCTCATCAAAGAATTACAAAAAAATGGTCACGAAGTGTGGGCTGGATCAAGAAAACCAGAATCACAGAAAAAAGAATCCAATCTCACTTGGGTGTATGCTGATTCGAAAGAAACCAAAAAGGGTTTAGAAATTTTAGAAGCAGTCGATGCAGCTTATTTCTTAAGCCCTCCAGGGGAAACCAATCAGTATGAAATCCTTTCCCCTTGGATCGAAAAAGCAAAACAAGTTGGACTTAAAAAATTAGTCCTAATGACGGCAATGGGAGTGGATCATGCACCACCTGAAGCACCATTTCGAAAAACAGAAATTTTATTAGAAGGTGCTGGCATTCCTTGGAACATCATTCGTCCCAATTGGTTCATGCAAAATTTTAACAGTTTTTGGATCGCAGGAATCAAACAAGACGGGAAAATTTATTTCCCAGGTGGGAATGCAACGGTAAGTTTCATTGACGCTAGAGACATTGCTTCTGTTGCTTCTGTTCTGCTGACTACAGATGATTTCGTAAACCAATCAATCACTCTGACAGGAAAAGAATCACTCGATCACGTCCAAGTTTCAAAATACATATCTTTCGTGAGCGGAAAAAATATAGAATATGTAGATGTAGATCCAAAAGTATTTGAATCCTCTCTTGTATCGGCAGGTCTTTCCAAGGACTATGCTGCCTTTCTTGTGATGATTGCAGGTGCTCTGAAAGAAGGATTTGCATCCCCAATCATTGACTCTGTCCAAAAGATTACAGGGAAGGAACCAGTTACATTCCAGAAGTATGCAGAAGACCATGTGAGTTTTTGGAAATAA
- a CDS encoding YncE family protein, producing the protein MFSKIGYCLFSIFCTFFVGSIFSQTIESEFSFATNFEVRPTFVEGSNPYFVNAGKWIYVGKTADFDEPGIYFYDTVSKQKIYKAIPLESYYQAHTTDFLGQIETKGKRLPLTVYEFLFYEESNGRAGFVLENKAKSSKAKKYFYVGWDLNSNSIDVVEPIYEIPAEDKKSFVQSSYIGYSAKDQSAYFTFAVDADLKDDESEDVSAYIYKIQNQNLTKLKEYRSKFYPYTPDFHAESNQIVIAAYAEAFQNRNPQGYLFQLDSNTFQSFSIPSVPYGICFSKDGKSLYMAAADTGEVRVYNTTNLSDVKKSKWGTHGHKLGFWKDGELVWVRNSGLHIYDPKTLKQKKVIPTKKFYKNHVNVSGSAFVPFQKLLLRNILEDPKGGASNRVLVAE; encoded by the coding sequence ATGTTTTCAAAAATTGGATATTGTTTGTTTTCTATCTTTTGTACTTTTTTTGTTGGTTCAATATTTTCGCAAACGATTGAGTCTGAGTTTTCTTTTGCTACCAACTTCGAAGTACGACCAACCTTTGTCGAAGGTAGTAATCCTTATTTTGTAAACGCTGGCAAATGGATCTATGTTGGGAAAACAGCTGACTTTGATGAGCCTGGAATTTATTTTTATGATACAGTATCGAAACAAAAAATTTACAAAGCAATTCCATTGGAATCTTATTACCAAGCGCATACAACAGACTTCTTAGGTCAAATCGAAACAAAAGGCAAACGACTTCCTTTGACCGTGTATGAGTTTTTGTTTTATGAAGAGTCAAATGGACGAGCTGGCTTTGTTTTGGAAAACAAAGCAAAATCATCGAAGGCAAAAAAATATTTTTATGTTGGTTGGGATCTAAATTCTAATTCCATTGATGTGGTGGAACCTATTTATGAAATTCCAGCTGAAGACAAAAAGTCTTTTGTACAAAGTTCTTACATTGGGTATTCGGCGAAAGATCAATCCGCATATTTTACCTTTGCAGTGGATGCCGATTTAAAAGATGATGAGTCAGAAGATGTATCAGCATATATATATAAAATTCAAAATCAAAACCTTACAAAATTAAAAGAATATCGATCCAAGTTTTATCCTTATACCCCAGACTTCCATGCAGAATCGAACCAAATCGTAATCGCAGCTTATGCGGAAGCATTTCAAAACAGAAACCCACAAGGTTATTTGTTTCAATTGGATTCGAATACATTCCAATCATTTTCGATTCCTTCGGTTCCATATGGAATTTGTTTTTCAAAGGATGGAAAATCTTTGTATATGGCAGCTGCTGATACAGGAGAGGTAAGGGTGTACAATACAACTAACTTATCCGATGTGAAAAAATCTAAGTGGGGGACACATGGTCATAAATTAGGATTTTGGAAAGATGGTGAACTTGTTTGGGTACGAAATTCAGGTCTTCATATCTATGATCCCAAGACATTAAAACAAAAGAAAGTGATTCCAACTAAAAAGTTTTATAAGAACCATGTGAACGTGAGTGGATCTGCCTTTGTGCCATTTCAAAAATTATTGCTGAGAAATATTTTAGAAGATCCAAAAGGTGGAGCTTCGAACCGAGTACTAGTTGCAGAATAA
- a CDS encoding DUF5329 family protein, producing the protein MRKFVSRSSLIFCFVSFSFLSFFSLSSNPKSCKPNSEETKIEILLKTIGNFNGSFIRNGETHLAKDAENHLRYKLKEAKNSFFAPDPKDWTAKLFIDKIATKSFLSGTPYKIRFPNGKEFPSSVWLYDELKKIDSCQSD; encoded by the coding sequence ATGAGAAAGTTTGTATCAAGATCCAGTTTGATCTTTTGTTTTGTTTCTTTTAGTTTTTTGAGTTTTTTTTCATTATCTTCTAATCCAAAATCATGCAAACCAAATTCGGAAGAAACAAAAATAGAAATCCTATTAAAAACCATTGGAAATTTTAATGGTAGTTTCATCCGTAATGGAGAAACTCATCTAGCTAAAGATGCTGAAAATCATTTGCGTTACAAATTAAAAGAAGCTAAAAATTCTTTTTTTGCACCAGATCCAAAAGATTGGACTGCAAAACTCTTCATCGATAAAATTGCGACAAAATCATTTTTATCTGGAACTCCTTATAAAATCCGTTTTCCAAATGGGAAAGAATTTCCTTCATCCGTTTGGCTCTACGATGAGTTGAAAAAAATAGATTCTTGTCAATCGGATTAG
- a CDS encoding SOS response-associated peptidase, which produces MCGRFGYTIIKLKDGTEKWIRLIQGTQVFDIQKVEDSFRRSPNLEFYPSAFAPVIHSEPNTNEIILDSMQWGIQPEWSPKPIFNTREERLFATSFWSSAAKCKRCIIPASYFNEWKSEKGTKVKYKIFPKSGESFCFAGIYGNVPNQSTNQLWFSILTQEGNQLMKEIHNSGGNQGRQPVHLTEDCWEEWLDPKISEEQQIRSLIQTYSSEFIDAVPELSEPMLF; this is translated from the coding sequence GTGTGCGGAAGATTTGGATATACGATCATCAAATTGAAAGATGGCACGGAAAAATGGATCCGTTTGATTCAAGGGACACAAGTATTCGATATCCAAAAGGTAGAAGATTCGTTTCGACGTTCTCCCAATTTAGAATTTTATCCCAGTGCCTTTGCGCCAGTCATCCATTCGGAACCAAATACAAACGAAATCATATTAGATTCAATGCAATGGGGTATCCAACCAGAATGGTCTCCCAAACCTATCTTTAACACTAGAGAAGAGAGGTTATTTGCCACTTCATTTTGGTCAAGTGCAGCAAAATGCAAACGTTGCATCATCCCGGCGTCCTACTTTAACGAATGGAAGTCGGAAAAAGGTACAAAGGTAAAGTATAAAATATTTCCCAAGTCTGGTGAAAGTTTTTGTTTTGCAGGTATTTATGGCAATGTTCCCAACCAATCAACGAATCAGCTTTGGTTTAGCATTTTAACTCAAGAGGGAAATCAGTTGATGAAAGAAATCCATAATTCTGGTGGGAACCAAGGTCGACAGCCCGTCCACCTAACGGAAGACTGCTGGGAGGAGTGGTTGGATCCAAAAATTTCCGAAGAACAACAAATCCGAAGTTTGATTCAAACATATTCGAGTGAATTTATAGATGCAGTGCCCGAACTTTCTGAGCCCATGTTATTTTAA
- a CDS encoding TetR family transcriptional regulator, producing MSRAQVIERSPKKRAVLEKDKLSKRTSIIQAAATLLQKKDWAELSMDEVAKRAKIAKGTLYLYFPTKEDLCLRIHSADYESWFMDLNEFLINTPKMNADIFSNWFVNSMDRHSRFLKLLPIVPTILEKNASIQTIREFKTNLKNQITSVLPLIIQYFPFLTEQSGFLFLMQCHALAVGSWSHGFPSNQVKEAVKDTELEMFVLDYKKFLEISILNLLKGHSSPQTQTI from the coding sequence ATGAGTCGAGCACAAGTAATAGAACGTTCCCCTAAAAAGAGAGCTGTTTTAGAGAAAGATAAACTTTCGAAACGTACTTCGATCATTCAAGCAGCAGCAACCTTACTCCAAAAAAAAGATTGGGCAGAACTTTCAATGGATGAAGTTGCAAAACGAGCAAAAATCGCAAAAGGTACTTTGTATTTATACTTTCCTACAAAAGAAGATCTTTGCCTTCGAATTCATAGTGCCGATTATGAATCTTGGTTTATGGATTTAAATGAATTTTTAATCAATACTCCAAAAATGAATGCGGATATATTTTCCAATTGGTTTGTGAATTCCATGGATCGTCACTCACGATTTTTAAAACTTTTACCCATCGTACCAACGATACTGGAAAAAAATGCAAGCATCCAAACGATTCGTGAATTCAAAACTAATCTAAAAAATCAAATCACATCCGTTTTACCACTGATCATTCAATATTTTCCTTTTCTCACAGAACAATCAGGTTTTTTATTTTTGATGCAATGCCATGCATTGGCTGTAGGTTCTTGGTCACATGGTTTTCCTTCCAACCAAGTAAAAGAAGCAGTGAAAGATACAGAACTCGAAATGTTTGTATTGGATTATAAAAAATTTCTGGAAATTTCGATTTTAAATTTGTTAAAAGGACATTCTAGTCCCCAAACCCAAACTATTTAG
- a CDS encoding sulfatase-like hydrolase/transferase — MFSLKLSKLNDFFLTSRSKWFVFYGILYLFHFPGDWNWLGWSYYHGILIHLLFGACIFFESIYVRIQKLNSLLGNHIRTFLFLLLFVALNYQWVYQTQIQFSLLGYLIVNFGQIVHEWIPFIKEWNLIQFFPILIYFLLLDPFLTFSRHRVEPIFLMLVIYLLLIMNAKVGDQKKQIHFTPKQSNQKINRYLDQIPQGTNIVLVVLEGVARKHILEMKSEYINYSLLNGSHFWIPMPHTSKSLYTWMTGHSQLFSTRIEPDSINEEESLPIILKKRFFYQTQMIYTQSIYFEGMNAFFPKIFDKVTDKTILETKYNDKWESFSWGMDDRVILSEFKQQMDRSKPFFVFIGMSQTHSPYFTNSISGSSLNKLQRHKKALEENVTLIDDLISFIKSSSDQETLLIVTADHGESFGEEGANAHNYSLYNQEVDVPFLLYLIQSNKLYIPLVGSSIHFKETLLQLMENKMENKEMSHHFLKSSYQPTIPFKTWNSEIQRGIVKREKKYIYHNDKNILFEMDWNDFDRKIINDPILKEKILKEIYAETSK; from the coding sequence GTGTTCAGTTTGAAGTTAAGTAAATTAAACGATTTTTTTCTAACTTCTCGTAGCAAGTGGTTTGTTTTTTATGGGATTTTATATCTATTCCATTTTCCTGGTGATTGGAATTGGTTGGGATGGAGTTATTATCATGGAATCTTGATCCATCTATTATTCGGGGCCTGTATTTTTTTTGAATCGATCTATGTTCGAATTCAAAAATTAAATTCGCTTTTAGGAAATCACATTCGAACATTTTTGTTTTTACTCTTATTCGTTGCTTTAAATTACCAATGGGTTTACCAAACACAAATTCAGTTTTCCTTATTGGGTTATCTTATCGTTAATTTTGGCCAAATTGTACATGAGTGGATCCCTTTTATAAAAGAGTGGAATTTAATTCAATTTTTCCCTATTTTAATTTATTTTCTTTTGTTAGATCCTTTTTTAACATTTTCTCGGCACCGTGTGGAACCCATATTTTTGATGTTAGTGATTTATTTACTTTTGATCATGAATGCAAAGGTAGGTGATCAAAAAAAACAAATTCACTTCACTCCAAAACAATCGAATCAAAAAATAAATCGTTATTTGGATCAAATTCCGCAAGGAACGAACATTGTTTTGGTAGTTTTGGAAGGTGTTGCAAGAAAACATATCTTGGAGATGAAGTCTGAATATATAAACTATTCTTTGTTAAACGGATCACATTTTTGGATTCCTATGCCACATACTTCCAAAAGTTTATACACATGGATGACTGGTCATTCACAGTTGTTTAGTACACGAATTGAACCAGACTCAATCAATGAAGAAGAAAGTTTGCCAATTATACTAAAAAAAAGATTTTTTTACCAGACTCAAATGATTTATACTCAATCAATTTATTTTGAAGGTATGAATGCATTTTTTCCAAAAATTTTCGATAAGGTGACTGATAAAACGATTCTGGAAACCAAATACAATGACAAATGGGAGTCCTTTAGTTGGGGAATGGACGATCGGGTGATCCTTTCTGAATTCAAACAACAAATGGATCGATCCAAACCTTTTTTTGTTTTCATTGGCATGAGCCAAACCCATAGTCCTTACTTTACCAATTCGATATCAGGATCTTCTTTAAACAAACTCCAACGTCACAAAAAAGCTTTAGAAGAAAATGTAACGTTAATTGATGACTTGATATCATTTATTAAATCGAGTTCGGATCAGGAGACTTTATTGATTGTTACTGCTGATCATGGGGAAAGTTTTGGTGAAGAAGGCGCCAACGCTCATAACTATTCTCTTTACAACCAAGAAGTAGATGTACCGTTTTTACTTTATTTGATTCAATCTAACAAATTATATATCCCACTTGTGGGATCTTCGATTCATTTTAAGGAAACATTACTTCAATTAATGGAAAATAAAATGGAAAATAAAGAAATGAGCCATCATTTTTTAAAATCCAGTTACCAACCAACCATACCATTCAAAACTTGGAATTCGGAAATCCAAAGAGGAATTGTGAAACGGGAAAAAAAATATATCTATCACAATGACAAAAACATTTTATTTGAAATGGATTGGAATGATTTTGATAGAAAAATCATCAATGATCCAATTTTAAAGGAAAAAATTCTAAAGGAGATTTATGCGGAGACTTCTAAATAG